DNA from Aliarcobacter skirrowii CCUG 10374:
TTTGCCATAGCTTCTATTGCTTCAAAGTAATCTTCCCAAATTTTATCTATATCAACACTTTTATAAACACCAATAAATTCAGGATTATCAAATCCCCACATTTCGTTTTTATTTTGTAAAAAGTGAACTGAACCTATTAGATAATCAACATTGGCATTTAAAATCTCATCAAGCATAAAGCCATTTAAAAAATCAACTTCATAGGCTAATAAAACTTTGATTTTATCTTTATACTTCTCTTTTGCTTCATTTACCCATTTTTCGTAAATATTTCGCTCTTCAAGTTTCATTCTATATTTTGGATCAAAATTCATAGGAGCATGACATGCAAATCCATACTCATTTATTCCTAGTTCTATTGCTCTTTTTACATACTCTTCAACAGTTCCAGTTGCGTGGTTACAAAGTGTTGTGTGATTGTGTAGATCTACTCTTGTTTTTTTACTCATGATAAAATCCCAGCACCATCTATTTTTTGGCTTCTATCTTTTGCATAAATTCTTTTATTATCTCTTAAATCATATTTCCAAATAGGAGCATTTTTTTTAAAATCTTCTACAAACTCATCTATTAGCTCTAAAGCAACTCTTCTTTGAGGGCTACAAACACCAGCTATGTATGAGCTTTCATGATTTTTTACATCTCCAAGGCTGTGAGCTAGAAAAACTATTGCATCTTTAGTTTTTGCTTTTTCTTGCCATGAAGCAAACCATTTTTTTAAAATAGGTTCATAAATATCAAAAGATAAACCATCTATTCCATTTTCATCTCTTACAATGCCAACAAAAGTTATAAACGCACCATAATTTAGATTTTTATATTTTTCATACCAAGAGTTATGAATTTTCTCTATATTTAAGCTTCCTTTGTGAAGCTGTAAATCTTGTTTAAACATAATCAACCACCACAAACAGGAGGAAGTAAACTTACTTTATCTCCACTTTTCAATTCAACATCTTTTGAGCTAACTAAACAATCATTTATAGCAACTGCACAAGTCTCAAGCCAAGAAGATACTTTCTCATCATTTTTTAAAATATCTGATAACTCTTTTAAATTTTTTATATCTAAATTCATATCCTCTTTATTTATTGGACCTAAAAATTCAATTTTTATCATCTCAACACCTTTTTATAATCATTTTTGTACTATTATAGCCACTTTAAATTAAAACAAT
Protein-coding regions in this window:
- the hisJ gene encoding histidinol-phosphatase HisJ; translation: MSKKTRVDLHNHTTLCNHATGTVEEYVKRAIELGINEYGFACHAPMNFDPKYRMKLEERNIYEKWVNEAKEKYKDKIKVLLAYEVDFLNGFMLDEILNANVDYLIGSVHFLQNKNEMWGFDNPEFIGVYKSVDIDKIWEDYFEAIEAMAKTNYFQIVGHLDLIKVFKFLPKKDIRLIAKDSLKQIKKSNMVLEINPAGLRKPINELYPSKQLLEEAFDLGINITFGSDAHSVEHVGFGYDEAVKIVKDIGYKKCVTFYKKEMNLIEF
- a CDS encoding molybdopterin synthase catalytic subunit, which codes for MFKQDLQLHKGSLNIEKIHNSWYEKYKNLNYGAFITFVGIVRDENGIDGLSFDIYEPILKKWFASWQEKAKTKDAIVFLAHSLGDVKNHESSYIAGVCSPQRRVALELIDEFVEDFKKNAPIWKYDLRDNKRIYAKDRSQKIDGAGILS
- a CDS encoding MoaD/ThiS family protein, whose protein sequence is MIKIEFLGPINKEDMNLDIKNLKELSDILKNDEKVSSWLETCAVAINDCLVSSKDVELKSGDKVSLLPPVCGG